From a single Triplophysa rosa linkage group LG1, Trosa_1v2, whole genome shotgun sequence genomic region:
- the shcbp1 gene encoding SHC SH2 domain-binding protein 1 yields the protein MSEEVASSTPETEIREAENSVEIIIQLTSEDSVNNPDHNVEQQITLDEETESNCDHIRPNHSRVSKELFKPEDDDDDDDDDDDDSGTHYYIDEGPYTHLRRAERPGNGGLPDTFQTDHLLYYERFKAYQDYMLGDCKTSEVEAFTAEYVEKIVEPCDWQAIWHTDVFDVLIEVVDVDCKELKAKVELVVPMQCETRGCELTEESMKALLEATLHKAPLLELAVVYESGDFDQTALALEHLRFFYKHIWRKWDEEDEDDDFDYFVRCVEPRLRLYYDILEDRVPAGLVAEYHSLLALCAEKFQEFSSLRSDLNSDSESEQDNVSMVEGLRMYEQLESLRRKLRIIENPLLRYVLGYKVNSGQQSCRAKGLRPAGGRVIHLVSASATVHQLQSLITDKLMPHYSSEEFEVQFHSDPVLAVNACYEGDVVIVCPGLYSITSSISIVDSMEVEGYGLPDEVVIEKRNKGDAFVESTGANVKLSNLKFIQRDAIEGILCVRQGKLEMENCVLQCETTGVIVRSAAQLTMNICDLYGSKGAGVEIYPGSVCSLVGNGIHHCKEGILIKDFADELDVMPKITMVNNVIHNNQGYGVILVKPGDAAVEEPPAEPNAADEPERERKEAEDTGVKRDGDMEDDDVPGVVEEECPAITYSRPVPSDFTEGNDAIKQELVATSAKKQSLQRSRIKALGGMQADENLLSQEMFISIHGNQFKHNGKGSFGTFLY from the exons ATGTCTGAGGAAGTTGCAAGTTCAACGCCAGAGACGGAAATAAGAGAAGCCGAGAACAGCGTAGAAATAATCATCCAACTGACTAGTGAAGATTCAGTAAATAACCCAGATCATAACGTCGAACAGCAGATAACGTTAGATGAAGAGACAGAGTCCAACTGTGATCACATCAGACCAAACCACTCACGGGTTTCTAAAG AGTTATTTAAGCCAGAAGACGACgacgacgatgatgatgatgatgatgacgacagCGGTACCCATTACTACATCGACGAGGGACCTTATACTCATCTACGGCGAGCAGAGAGGCCAGGAAATGGAGGACTGCCAGACACCTTCCAGACCGATCACCTTCTGTACTACGAGAGATTCAAAGCATATCAAGACTACATGCTCG GTGACTGTAAAACATCTGAAGTGGAGGCTTTCACCGCTGAGTACGTTGAGAAGATTGTGGAGCCGTGTGATTGGCAGGCTATATGGCACACTGATGTATTTGATGTGCTGATTGAA GTTGTTGACGTGGACTGTAAAGAGCTGAAGGCAAAGGTGGAGTTGGTGGTACCGATGCAGTGTGAAACCAGAGGCTGTGAGCTTACCGAAGAGTCCATGAAGGCCCTGCTGGAGGCCACACTTCATAAAGCTCCTCTACTGGAACTCGCTGTGGTCTATGAGTCTGGTGACTTTGATCAGACTGCTTTGGCCTTGGAACACCTCAG GTTTTTCTATAAGCATATCTGGAGGAAGTGGGATGAAGAAGACGAGGATGATGACTTTGATTACTTTGTTCGGTGTGTGGAGCCTCGTCTCAGGCT TTATTATGATATTCTGGAGGACCGCGTTCCAGCCGGTCTTGTAGCCGAGTATCACTCTCTGCTTGCGCTGTGCGCGGAGAAGTTTCAGGAGTTCTCCAGCCTGAGAAGTGACCTGAACAGCGACTCCGAATCAGAACAAGACAACGTGTCCATGGTGGAGGGGCTGCGCATGTACGAGCAGCTGGAATCGCTTAGGCGCAAGCTGCGTATCATTGAGAACCCGCTGCTCAG GTATGTTCTGGGCTACAAGGTGAACTCCGGTCAGCAGTCATGCAGGGCGAAGGGCCTGCGTCCTGCCGGAGGCCGTGTGATCCACTTGGTATCCGCCTCGGCCACAGTTCACCAGCTTCAAAGCTTAATAACTGACAAACTGATGCCCCACTACTCCAGTGAAGAGTTTGAAGTGCAG TTTCACAGTGACCCTGTGCTTGCGGTCAATGCGTGCTACGAAGGGGATGTGGTGATTGTGTGCCCCGGCCTCTACAGCATCACCAGCTCCATCAGTATCGTCGACTCCATGGAGGTGGAAG GATACGGGCTGCCGGACGAGGTGGTGATCGAGAAGCGTAACAAGGGTGACGCTTTTGTGGAGTCGACGGGAGCGAACGTCAAGCTCTCGAATCTGAAGTTCATCCAGCGCGACGCCATCGAAGGCATCTTAT GTGTTCGCCAAGGGAAGCTGGAAATGGAAAATTGTGTGTTGCAGTGCGAGACCACAGGTGTGATAGTGCGATCTGCAGCCCAGCTGACCATGAACATATGTGACCTTTATGGCTCGAAG GGGGCTGGTGTGGAGATCTACCCGGGGAGCGTGTGCAGTCTGGTGGGCAACGGCATCCATCACTGCAAGGAGGGGATCCTGATTAAG GATTTTGCAGACGAGCTGGATGTCATGCCTAAAATCACCATGGTGAATAATGTGATCCACAACAATCAGGGCTATGGCGTTATCTTGGTCAAACCAGGTGATGCTGCCGTGGAGGAACCGCCCGCCGAACCCAACGCTGCAG ATGAGCCGGAGAGAGAACGGAAAGAGGCTGAGGACACTGGGGTCAAAAGAGACGGGGATATGGAAGATGATGATGTGCCTGGCGTTGTGGAGGAAGAGTGCCCAGCCATCACATATAGCCGCCCCGTCCCTTCAGATTTTACAGAGGGCAATGATGCCATCAAGCAAGAGTTGGTTGCCACATCGGCCAAGAAGCAAAGCCTTCAGAGGAGTAGGATTAAGGCACTTGGGGGTATGCAGGCTGATGAGAATCTACTGTCTCAGGAAATGTTCATTTCCATTCATGGAAATCAGTTCAAGCACAATGGCAAGGGAAGCTTTGGAACCTTCCTGTACTGA